The following are encoded in a window of Spea bombifrons isolate aSpeBom1 chromosome 2, aSpeBom1.2.pri, whole genome shotgun sequence genomic DNA:
- the LOC128473350 gene encoding apovitellenin-1-like has protein sequence MRLMFITGTFLLLLISPEAGAKAVSKRHVRRDWLILPDTVTFWIYESVNKVSPSTGKFLMDIFETPLVQNTRSLLIKQTSQLSLKAEDLYNKIVELWQKKEKSEN, from the exons ATGCGCTTAATGTTCATCACAGGCACCTTTCTACTGCTTCTGATCTCACCAG AAGCCGGGGCCAAAGCGGTATCGAAAAGACATGTACGTCGCGATTGGCTGATCTTACCGGACACAGTCACATTTTGGATCTATGAGTCGGTAAACAAGGTTTCGCCATCTACGGGGAAGTTCCTTATGGATATTTTTGAAACACCCCTGGTGCAGAACACAAG AAGTTTACTGATCAAGCAGACATCCCAACTGAGTTTGAAAGCTGAAGACCTTTATAATAAGATCGTTGAATTGtggcagaagaaagaaaaaagtgaaaactgA